The region CCGAAGTTGTGCAGAATGCTGCGGAACTTTGCTCTATCCAAGCCCGTAGCTGCTTTTCCACGGCtggtctgctcctccagaagAACGTTGAACTCCCGAATGAGGCACCAAATTTCCGTCTTATTGACTGGGGACGTTTCATATCGGTGTATTAGCCGTGAGACATTTTTGTCCGAAAAAAGAAGTCACGTTTCCGGTGTTGGgaatcttgtttttgtttttttaattttaatttatttactcAGATACTGATTTAAAATTGGATTACTTGTCAGAATAAAATCAATACTTACAGTGATCCGCGTGTTTGGAGATTAATTCAACCTGTGTTTGAATCGCTTTTCTGTTTACAGCTGAAATTTCCGACATCGTTAACTATTCAAAGGCCACACAGACTCGCGACAGTCTCGCGGTACGCGGTCGTCCTGGCAACCAGTTTGTTTAGCGTTCAGCGTCAGCGCGGTATAATTACGCGGAAAaacgtttgtttttgtgttttttagtgTGTATAGAATAATTAACAATCTGACACGTTGCTTCTACAGGTCAAGAATGTAGTAATGTAATATACAATAGAATTCTCTATTGTATAttacattttatgtttttaaatcttCCAAGAAATCCGATTGAATTCACGGCATCTAAGCATTTTCATATACTGTAACTTACACATCATCATCAAGATTATCTTCATTTATTGCTCAAAATACATGTGTTGGATTTCTGTTGCGTTCCCACCATGGCAGAAGGAAAAAGCTGTTCTATGTGATCAGCTGTTGGCTTGTTAAAACTTTCCCACCCTGATGAGTAACTTGTCACCAGTTGATTTTGTTATGCAGCCGTATATTTCAGCTGATTTAGACTGATGCCACAGAAAATTGATAACATTCTCAACTGTCCCAATGCAATTTCGAAATAGTAACAAGTTGAAAAATCTGGCCACCAGATGGTAGTCAAGGAATTCATAAAAAAGACCCCACAACTCATGTTCTCTTAATACAGTTGGGTTTACTGACACAAAATATGGATAAATATCCAACAACGCAACAAGGAataatatcaaatcaaatcaatctttatttatatagcgtcttttacgatcaaaattgtttcaaggcgctttccagaatcccagggcctgaccccagacaaacaacagtggcaaggaaaaactcccttttaacaggaagaaaccttgagcaggaccaggctcatgtagggggggcGGCTGgggaaagggaggggaggggaggagaggagaggaggagaggagaggagagagagagaggagaggagagagaggagagagaggagaggagaggagaggagaggagaggagaggagaggagaggagaggagaggagaggagaggagaggagaggggaggggaggggaggggaggggatcaTTGATCATCAACAATGGATTCCATGTGCATTATAATACAATTATATGAAATGAAAGACATCTTACATTTTTTAATCTGTGATTGAGTCATATTAGATTTCTATGTGCATGTGtcataaagaaataaacaagtCATTCTTGAGTTATTGTGACAGAGGTTAAAAGTCCTGAGCGTGACCCTTTGCTCCACACATAATATGTGCATGTGAATTAAAGTGTCACCGGCGTGCGAGGTTGCTTCTGACTGGTAGGGTTGTGTCAATCCAGCAGTTGGGATTTTTGATCATGGAGGCCCACACAGcgacctcctcctctgtggagtCCATCCAGCTGACACTCTCTCCATAACTCTGACCTGCAATCAAAAGCAGTACCGCCTGTGTAATCAATCACTATTACAGTTACAGTTGAAGGGGCGTCCCAAAAGGCACCGCTTAGACTTTATGTATCGTCAGTATGCAAAGACACCTGAGATACCTGATTATAACATAATGGAAATCCAAAGTGAATATAataacaatcaatcaatctttatttatatagcgtcttttacaatcagaattgtttcaaggcgctttccagaatcccagggcctgaccccagacaagcaacagaaGCCCTCTGCCTTCTGAAGACTTGTGAAGACACCCGATTATGGGAAGAGGCACCCTCACCAGTTCCACTGCTCAGACGAACCCCTCCCAGGATGTGGGTTTTCATCCCGTCTCTCTGCCAGACCGTCAGCTCGGCGCAGGCCTCCCTCAGGTCACTGGTGTGGAAGCCATCGTACACCATGGTGTGGTTGTAGGTCGGGCTGATGGAGTGCTTGACCAGCCGCGTCTTTTGACCACTCTCGTGACTAGCATCTGGGAGGATGTAGCTAGGGGATTATGAATCGTTAGCCTTTAACTTAAAAACTGCATCGTCAGCATTTCTTCGTGTGTTATTCATGCATGCACGAAGTGCAAAAACACTATATAAAACACCATTAAACAAGCGTCATCCTCAGCGCTTTACCGTATCTTTTCAACCTGTCCTGTTATCGCGCTGCctgagcgccctctggtggccgctCTGCCGTAAATATCCATTCACTTggaagtagcggcttataggaTGGAATTTACAATAAATTACAGTGTATGTTTTGTTCTGCATCCTGTATGTTGGTAGGTCAAGACCACATTCGATCAATTCAATTCTCTCCACGCATGCCAAAATAACAGTGACTtaacttccatccatccatccatctatcctctaccgcttatccggggtcgggtcgcgggggcagcagcctaagaagagaagcccagacttccctctccccagctacctcttccagctcatccggggggatccccaggcgttcccagaccagtcgagagacatagtctctccaacgtgtcctgggtcttcccgggggcctcctaccagagggacatgccctgaacacctcaccagggaggcgtccagggggcatcctaactagatgcccaagccacctcatctggctcctctcaacgcggaggagcagtggctctactccgagctcctcccggatggcagagcttctcaccctatctctaagggagagcccagccaccctacggaggaagctcatttcggccgcttgtacccgtgatcttgttctttcggtcattacccaaagctcatgaccataagTGAGGGTaagaacgaagatcgaccggtaaatcgagtgACTTAACTTGTTATGCAAAAACACTGCCTGAGGTgaggcacacaaacaccactTCAAATAAGTTAACAAGCAGACGTGGCTgcactgtttttttaaacatagtCAAACACAGAACGAGCCACTACAGTGGCAGCGGGCTAATGTCTTGGCCTGGTGGCAGCCTGTATGAAGCTGAAGATGACCGTAAATAAGTCCGTAAAATTGCACCTTTTGACAAAAGAGTCCACTGAGCCTTCTTTATAGGACAAGAGACCGTGTGCCTCTCGAAGCCAGATGTGAAGCTCTCCCGTTAGAGGCAGACCGCcaccttcaaacacacacagggtgcATATGAGTAAGGTGGGCCATGACGTGCATTTATGATGTGGGTACTCAGCTAACCTTCAGATCCGTCCGGGATGAATTTAATAGAGAGCGTGAGGGTTCCGCGATTGGTTATGGACTCTGGATTCAAATTGACCTGAGAGAGAGGGTaacaagatggaggaaaagaaaaagagggggtgggggggacagacAAAGGGAAGGAGAATGAAAAGGAaggagagacagcagcagaggagtgaGGAAAGATGGTTATATAAGCCATTAGTTGAAATGCTGAGCATGTCTTCCTTTCCTTTCGGCTCTCCCAGACACGGGagatcctcctctctgcctgcagTCACCATACAAATATAGACACAGACATGGGGGATTATTTAATGAGACTGAATTATTCCCCTACCCTTGGTTGCAGGGCCTGCCACACCGACTGAGTGTTGGTCCAGTCCCAGAGGCCCAGAGAGACCTCCACTTCACCCAGAAACACATTCCTCCGCATGGCCTCAGCATGCCATACAGACAGGTTTAATGTGCGGCTCTGCAGGTCTCCCATTGGGACCTGAtactgaaggaggaggaggccaaagCAGGATCGATCAGAACCTCCAGATTTGCTTAATCATTTGCAGATTTCAAGGCCAAATGAATCAAGCATGTAAATGTGTAACCGAGAGCATGTCTCACTCTGAACGTCTCATCATAGACTGGGTTTAGAGTCTTCTTCTTCACTGTCGTTTTCCTCTTACTCTGCGTTGATTTGTCTGGCAGGAGGTACGTTTTCACGTATCTGTGGAAAAACGCAGGCATTCTTGGACCAATTTGACGCGACACCCTGCAGCGGCAGCACCAGCGCCATCCTGCATCGTCACTCACGGATATGAATGGCTCTTGCGTGCCGGAGCGATATCCTCGCAGCAGCACACTTTGACGATCAGCTCCTCCCTCCTGGTGTCGTAACCCAATGAGAACTGGATGCGGCCTCTCACCTCCACGGTGCCAAAATCCCCCGAGCTGAACAGGCTCATCATGCTTCCACCAAGCTGTACCACACACAGGCATCACACAGATCAGCTCCTGCGTCATTGTCTGGACGTTGAGTCATCTTGCGTCATTGGATAAtgagtgagtttgtgtgtgtgtgtgtgtatatgtccTCACAATACATGTTGGGTAGCAAAATCCTCATTCtcctagcaaagtggggacatgaCTGCAAAGTGGTCTCTACAACTTAAAAGGGCTGTTCgggttgggtttaggtcagggtaaGGAGAGGTTTATGTAATGTAAAGCAATACGTCTATGATATTCCCCACaaattaatgatttttttttatcttgtaaAAATGACGTTGGCAAGATTGTGTTACCGCAGCTATGAGAATGACTATGGGTTGTCAgttgtgtctgcatgtgtgtgtgtgtgtgtgtgtaccgaGGTGCTTGAATGCAGGCTGCCGATGGAGCTTGTTCTCAATAAAGATGGATCTGGCTCTGTCAGGTTGCTGCTCATAGAGTCGCTGTCCCATTTGTGAGCGTCCATGTCCTCCTAAAGACAGAGTTTGGAGGACCTGCGTCACTCCAGCTTTTCAATGATTCTGACAAAATGTGGCTGATAGCCAATACAAACTGTAGTAACCTGCAAATGTGTGTGGtggggtctgtgtgtgttacctcAAGGTCATCTGAGTAGCCATTACTTCTGCAGTCAGATCCTATGAGAAGAAAAGGTGAACAAATGATCTGATCACGATTTCCAATTCAATTTTATtcatatagcatcttttacaatcaagaTTTCTTTCGAGGTGTAACCCAAAGCCAGAGGTTAAAGTGACTGTTGAAAACTGCcatgtaacaggaagaaacctcgagcagcCCCAGGCTCAAATAGGGGCCCCCTCTTCCTTGATGGGGattcaggagaaggagaaagagagacaggagaaaagaagaTGCACCTGCAACCCTACAGGATGAcatccagaggtggaggtgtggcTTTCTTACCTTTTGATGATGAGGCGGAACTATGTTTATGTTGGAGACCCTGAAATGAAagtttttgttattattattattactactcatttttaaaattttgacCACTGGTTCAGGGGCAGCTACCGACCTGGGCAGTGGGGCTTTTTGTTCTGAGTATGGGTGAAGCTTTCAAGCCCACCTGGCTCCTGGAAATAAAGAAGGTTACGACGTTAAACGCAGCGAAATTATTTCCCTATGACCTGTGTGGTGCACTAACCCCTCCTTAGTGtccttcagcctcctctctgcctcggAAGAGGAGCAGCCACCGTGCGagactttctctccctcactgtTGAACAGCTCGATCAGGGGTAAGTCGGTTACTATAGCAACAACCACAGAAACGTGTCAGCTTGATACCCTTATTCCAGCAGGAACACGCACTCACAGACCTCTATTCTTTGTTCGCTTGTGGCGTATGGTGGCATGCACGAGGGCGCTGCTCGACCAGGTGTGATGGCGTTTGTTGCGCTCTTCCATAAACCACGCCCCCGACATGGAGCGCAAACGTCTCTGATCCGcctctgtctcctggaggaccctGCACATTGTCCAGAAATGATCAAACCCTCTGGCGGATCTGATGGAGGATCATGGAGGATCTGATGTGCACGCACAACCGGCACCATTAGccgtcacctctgacctcacacGTCCTTCGTCGCGTAGACGCAAATCCAGGTCGCgctgcaggacctgcaggaTTTTGGACTGCTCTGCCTCCGTCAGATGGCTCAGGTCAAGAGGAGAATCCCCTggctctccctccatccctcactGGAGCACAAAACCAAGACATTTTAGCAGAGAGCTTTATTTACCGGTATATGATCCAAATAACAGCTCAGTAAACAAGTTTTCATCCTCCATTTAAGTAAGAACAGGTGCCTTGAAATCAGAATTGAATGATTTCTGACCAGGAATTTGACTTTTTCCTGCTATCCCATGTGATGGAAACTGATAATCCCTCCCCCAGACCAGTCTCACAGATGAACAAACACCTATGGTGACTCCTCTCACAGAGAGACTATGGCTCCGTGTTTACATAAGGTAAATGGATGAGCGTTATAAACACCACCTGTAAGAAAACTCAGATAACAGGATTGTGAAAAAGTAAAAGATGATGAGAGGCATACCAATTAACGGCGTCATAAACGACAATCAAAGAGAAGTGGGATTCCTGGACATGTATTTTATATTAAGGTTTTAATGCATGTTTCTGTTCTCTCTGGCTTACAGTGCTGTTAGCTGGAAAAGTCCTGAGACGTGTAGGTTGCAGAGACCACTCAGAACGCAGTTAAGGTTTATAACAAAAGAAAATTCTAAAAAGGTCTCAAAGCATGTCTAAGCTACTACAGTCCAAAGCCAAGGGAcaacatgacctttgacctttcagaAGCAAAATCTAGTCAAATGAAACCAAATCTGAAGAAAATCCCTTGAAATGCTCAAATACTGGAGATACAAATACAGAAAGATGGTGTTTGGCTGTCACATGATACATAAACACCATCAACATCAAATTGACAAATTCTCTGTCGCAGTTTGTTGACCAGATTATTTTACAATTTGTAGGGATCATTTCCATTCTAAACAGAAGCACTTGGGCCCTTTGGCAGCGCAAAGAAAACAACGCTCCTCTGCTATAGTCTAGAACCGACGCGTTAATTTTTGTGCACGTTAAGAGCGGCTTAGAGCATGCCTAAAGAATGTTGCAGGTCAGCTGAGGGGGGCCAAAGCTGGCCAGTATATAGAAAATGGCAGATTTGAAGCAAACCATAACAATATATGATTTAAAATCCAGCTGGTAAGTCTTAAAATCCCATGCAGCACAGCTAAATAAACCTTTCGGCATTGatcaactgtcaattcttttttGTCGTCAACCCTTCAAAAAGTCCACTCAAACCTGCCCGTGTGCTGCAGGTTATTTTGCATAAATTTGCCTGTCAAAAGTGTTTAACCGGAATACCTTAAAACCCTCTAAAATGCGTGTTTTCTGTAGAGCTTGTGTTGTGCGTCCCTTAATCCCTGAGCCACGTTTTTATTTCGGTCCCTTTCTATGATTATTATCCATTGAATTCGGTTTTATGAACGAACGGATTAATGGTTTTCATTAAAAGCTGCCTTTCTTAATAATTACAGATAATGCTTCAATTAAATGCGTGCTtacatgcacgtgtgtgcgcgtgcatacgtgtgcttgcatgtgtgcgcactgCCCAGAGGCTACTTACCTTGGAGTAATTATCGCATGCGCAAACCGACTCCGAGTACTTCGGAACAAACAGGATGTAATACGATCAGAATACCGCAACTTTTACCGCCCGAGACACCaactaaaaacactaaaaacaatattttctcATGCACGACCAATGATAGCGGTGGTGATTGTAATCGTGGATTTTGTCTAACTGTCACTTTGCAGTGTGGTACGAAATGAATCCGATTGAAGGCTGCAGCGCTGCGCTTTTCTTCATTATGAACTCCGCGAGAGAACTGACACCTGTCGCCACTTTTCCAGCAACTGGagcaaaggttaaaaaaaacctcaataaaaacaatataaaaggGGATAATAAATCCGTTAAAGTGAGTTACCTTACTTTTCTGCTTCCGTTGGTTCTGTGacaagttgtgtgtgtgaaagttgTGTGTAGTGTGCTGGTGCGGCGCAGTGGCCACGCCCTCCAGACCGCACGGGGGCCGCGCGccgaggaggtgtgtgtgtctgtgagtgatATAACatgactcaaacacacacacggatgtttTACCATTTAGCAAGAGGGGATGTAACTTTCCTTTTCGCTCCGTCCACACCTgctaaacacacacctgctctgatACTGGGATGATGtgcacacacccgcacacagaAGAAACACTTGCGTGATAGTATGCGTGTTTCTATATACTAACGTGGGCTTTTCACTCGTGCTGCGGGGTCCAAAAATGTGGCCCTCGAACTTTAAGAATGCAGTTCCAGGTGATGATTTAAATCGTGTTACGGTTTTAGGTGTCTTAAGTTTTTATCAATTACTGTACCTAAAGTGTCACTGTGTAAGAATTTTAACAtcatgcattcatttattttactcaCATTTATCACGTTATATCAACTATAATCAAGACTGTATTTTGCAGTACTTTTTTGTCACTCTAACCAGTTTTATGGTATGAAAACTACATTAAATTTATACTAACACTAATAACATTTCTTAATATACCAACAATAACAAACATTTTGACTGAAATCCATCCATTTTGTTTCCCAGTGACAACTAAAACGTCCCTGTAGGAGGCTGGGGATGGACACAGTTTGCAATTCTCACCTCTGTGGTGTCACTGCATCTTACACAATTGTATAAAATGTATAGTTACTGTAATGTATAAGAGTCAGGCATGCAGAACCCACAATTATGGCTATATATGCAAAGCTTTAGCAAGAGCGACACAGTGGCATAATTTCTGCAGAAATCCAGGTCCTCGCCTGCCTTGACTGGTggggtggacagacagacagacagacagacagacagacagacagacagacagacagacagacagatatagATGTGACAGGAAGGGAGACACTAATCAATTTCATTTTGTTGAGTCACATTACGTGATTAGCTCACATTAATTGATTTTCCACAATTTAAAACAATCCATGTTTTCCATATACAAACGCACTTTCCCACAAACAGTTATTTATTGCTAATTACAAAACAAGGTTTATGTCCCAACATAGAACATGCTGGgccattggtgtgtgtgtgtgtgggggggtaatcTGGGTCAAAGAGATGCTATTCAGCCCCGTCCTTTGTCCCAAACCTTGGATGACAGCCTCAGTCTGCACTCTTGGGAACATTTATGTGTGGGCTCATTCAAGCCTGCAGGATTCTGGCTCGGACAGCGGCAACTGCGTCCAACCAGCCGTCCCGCTGCTCCCCCGAAGGCCTCCGCCAGCACTCGCCCGCACTGCCGCTGCACGCAGGAAATCCAGGTCGACGCCCATAAATGTCAGCAATGATATGTGTGCTATTTACAGAAGCTGGAAATGTGTCTCCGTATAATATCTATGTAAAGCGAGAAATCACcacaattgttttttttatttctatccaggctgtttttattctcaaaagGCATCACTATATATTTCTATAAAGAATTGTGCCACTGATAAATGACCAAACACATGCAAactgcaaaaaaacccaacttatATAATTCACATTTTTTAGAACAGGCCTCCATGAAAAACTACAAATCATCGTTACTTTAAGTATTTTGAAAAATACTTCAATCCGCAATTTGAGTTCAACACCAGAATTACACAGTCTGCACTGCTCTGTAAAAAACTGTTCACATGACGCATTGGTTGTTTGAAAAATACAGGCAGATATTACATAGAAATGTTCATAGTCACACAGTGTTTTCTGTATTCTAAACCAGAAGTGCTCTTGAAAACACACCCATGCTGCAGGGATAACACAGGGGGAACAATCCAAACGTTGTCAAAGGAtaagaggaaaacaaactctTGTTGTCACAGCTCGATGAGTCACAGTTCTGCTGCACTTCGTCTGTTTGTCCTTTAACATCCTCTCTTCACTGAGGCTGGTCTCTGCATAGAGATAAACAGGATTTTAGAGCAGATCAGCCGCTAAAAAGGAAAGCTTTCGTGTGCTAATGAAGGCCCAGTGATCATTATATCAGCACTACAATAAATCTTTGTTTGGAAGTAAAATGCCCACGTTATTCATCTTTTTTGGTTGGTGGGGCTGATGGGGATCGACAGGGTATTGTGCAGTAAAAGTCAAACAAGCAAGAAGGAAGCGAGCCAACAGACAGTATGCCTCGCAGGGTGCTGTTGATACCACCTGCCAACAGGGGGTGCTATTGCATCAAAAACCCTTCGTGTACACACTCACATGGGGTCATAGTTGCTTTGCTCTTTGGATTTAAGAAACCGCATGGCAAGGAGTCCTCCcgcctgcacacacagcacCAGAATGATGCCTCCAATGAAGCTGGACATGTCAAACTTGGCCTGGGAGAACTCAGGGGATGAGTTGGTTTTACCTCCATCAcctagagagggttagggttgcggTTAGGCATAAACTTTACAGGAGAGGAAATCAGAAGGGGCTGCTGGCACTAAGCTGTAcctgcttctccttcagctcctcccacaGCTACAGTCTCCACAACTGGGAAATAAAACATGCACGTTTTAATTCTCCACATCCTTTGTGGTCAAGTCACCGTCTTTTGCTTCCTACCAGT is a window of Takifugu flavidus isolate HTHZ2018 chromosome 21, ASM371156v2, whole genome shotgun sequence DNA encoding:
- the sytl1 gene encoding synaptotagmin-like protein 1, whose translation is MEGEPGDSPLDLSHLTEAEQSKILQVLQRDLDLRLRDEGRVRVLQETEADQRRLRSMSGAWFMEERNKRHHTWSSSALVHATIRHKRTKNRVTDLPLIELFNSEGEKVSHGGCSSSEAERRLKDTKEGSQVGLKASPILRTKSPTAQGLQHKHSSASSSKGSDCRSNGYSDDLEEDMDAHKWDSDSMSSNLTEPDPSLLRTSSIGSLHSSTSLGGSMMSLFSSGDFGTVEVRGRIQFSLGYDTRREELIVKVCCCEDIAPARKSHSYPYVKTYLLPDKSTQSKRKTTVKKKTLNPVYDETFRYQVPMGDLQSRTLNLSVWHAEAMRRNVFLGEVEVSLGLWDWTNTQSVWQALQPRVNLNPESITNRGTLTLSIKFIPDGSEGGGLPLTGELHIWLREAHGLLSYKEGSVDSFVKSYILPDASHESGQKTRLVKHSISPTYNHTMVYDGFHTSDLREACAELTVWQRDGMKTHILGGVRLSSGTGQSYGESVSWMDSTEEEVAVWASMIKNPNCWIDTTLPVRSNLARR